One Pseudorhodoplanes sinuspersici DNA segment encodes these proteins:
- a CDS encoding crossover junction endodeoxyribonuclease RuvC: protein MPSRTSAARSSCGSTFLALDLGSSTGWALRRADGTITSGVQQFRPNRFEGGGMAFLRFNHWLSELAESSGPITAVFFEEVRAHAGTLAAHVYGGFLAHLEAWAEFRDVPYQGVPVGTIKRFIAGKGNADKQTVIAAVKARGFAPADDNEADAISILLWAIENYGDAS from the coding sequence CTGCCGTCGCGGACATCTGCCGCAAGGTCTTCTTGCGGATCGACCTTCCTTGCCCTCGACCTCGGCTCCTCAACCGGATGGGCCTTGCGCCGTGCCGACGGCACGATCACCAGCGGCGTGCAGCAGTTCCGGCCGAACCGCTTCGAGGGCGGCGGCATGGCTTTCCTGCGGTTCAATCACTGGCTGAGCGAACTCGCCGAGAGCTCAGGCCCAATCACCGCAGTGTTCTTCGAGGAAGTGCGCGCGCATGCCGGCACGCTTGCAGCCCACGTCTACGGCGGCTTCCTCGCGCACCTTGAAGCCTGGGCCGAGTTTCGAGACGTGCCGTACCAGGGCGTGCCGGTCGGAACGATCAAGCGCTTCATCGCCGGCAAAGGCAATGCCGACAAGCAGACCGTCATCGCCGCTGTAAAGGCACGCGGCTTCGCGCCGGCCGACGACAACGAGGCCGACGCGATCTCGATCCTGCTCTGGGCCATCGAGAACTATGGAGATGCGTCGTGA
- a CDS encoding elements of external origin, whose product MGISIRAYAKTRGVSHVAVLKATKAGRIPLEADGTIDPAKADAAWQRSTDPGRTKSKPKAPAEKLRPIGEAALGSVRETLKEQGLPAGGNVTFVQARTAHEIAKAHLARLRLQRMKGELVDRARATALVFRLAREERDAWLNWPARVAALIAADLGVEAHAVQKLIETHVRGHLAELAEIRAEFR is encoded by the coding sequence ATGGGAATCTCGATCCGTGCTTACGCCAAGACCCGCGGTGTAAGCCACGTCGCCGTGCTCAAGGCCACGAAGGCGGGCCGCATTCCGCTGGAGGCGGACGGCACGATCGATCCCGCCAAAGCCGATGCGGCCTGGCAGCGTTCGACTGACCCAGGGCGCACGAAATCCAAACCGAAGGCTCCCGCCGAGAAACTCCGGCCCATCGGCGAAGCCGCGCTTGGCTCCGTCCGCGAGACGCTGAAGGAGCAAGGGCTACCTGCCGGCGGCAACGTCACGTTCGTCCAGGCGCGCACTGCGCACGAGATCGCCAAGGCGCATCTCGCGCGGCTGCGACTGCAGCGCATGAAGGGCGAGCTGGTGGACCGCGCCCGCGCCACTGCTCTGGTGTTCCGTCTGGCGCGCGAGGAGCGCGACGCCTGGCTCAACTGGCCCGCGCGTGTTGCGGCGCTGATTGCGGCTGACCTCGGCGTGGAGGCGCACGCGGTCCAGAAACTCATCGAGACGCATGTCCGCGGTCACCTCGCCGAACTTGCCGAGATTCGAGCCGAGTTCCGGTGA
- a CDS encoding phage portal protein: MLASLTAFRRRVGAFIGGFEAGLANRRLKGFQPSRAHLNTLIAAAGLDITARARWLIRNNGYATNAIESWAGNVVGAGIKPSSLIKDAGVKAQVQKLWLDWTDEADAEGFTDFYGLQRRAAREVFIAGEVFFRFRPRRPGDGLTVPLQLQMLPSEMLPLNRNEVVPGGNVVRQGIEFDRIGRRVAYHFLRRHPGDVTDPGLAGEVVRLPASEIVHVIDPVDAGQLRGVSRFAAGIVKLFLLDQYDDAELDRKKVAAMHALFITTPAPAEPLDAAEGRDENDERTIDLQPGQITMLEPGEQVQTSAPADSGQTYEPFQYRTLLQVSAALGVPYAYLSNDMLKANYSNSRLALLEFRRRIEAYQHAVVVWQLCRQVWARWMDTAVLAGALDLPDYDNRRREYLACGWLPPKWDWVDPLKDARAEIEQIEAGLKSRTQALAERGYDAEQVDAEIAADQAREKSLGLSFRSNAASAPATDEPSDTSAGQQDNANV; encoded by the coding sequence GTGCTTGCTTCGCTGACAGCGTTCCGGCGGCGGGTCGGGGCCTTCATCGGCGGCTTCGAGGCGGGGCTGGCGAACCGCAGGCTGAAGGGATTCCAGCCCAGTCGCGCGCACCTCAACACGCTGATTGCCGCGGCCGGTCTCGACATCACGGCGCGTGCCCGCTGGCTAATTCGCAACAACGGCTATGCAACGAATGCGATCGAGAGCTGGGCCGGTAACGTTGTCGGCGCCGGCATCAAGCCCTCGTCTCTGATCAAGGATGCCGGCGTCAAAGCGCAGGTCCAGAAGCTTTGGCTCGACTGGACCGACGAGGCCGACGCCGAAGGCTTCACGGACTTCTATGGCCTGCAACGCCGCGCGGCGCGCGAGGTGTTCATCGCGGGCGAAGTGTTCTTTCGCTTCCGCCCGCGCCGGCCAGGGGACGGGCTTACGGTCCCGCTGCAGCTGCAAATGCTGCCGTCGGAGATGCTGCCGCTCAACCGCAACGAGGTGGTGCCCGGCGGCAACGTGGTCCGCCAGGGGATCGAGTTCGATCGGATCGGGCGGCGTGTCGCCTACCATTTCCTGCGCCGGCACCCAGGCGACGTGACCGATCCCGGTTTGGCCGGCGAGGTGGTGCGCCTGCCCGCTTCCGAGATCGTGCACGTCATCGACCCGGTGGATGCCGGCCAGCTACGCGGCGTCTCGCGCTTCGCGGCCGGCATCGTGAAGCTCTTCCTGCTCGACCAGTACGACGACGCCGAGCTCGACCGGAAGAAGGTCGCGGCGATGCACGCGCTCTTCATCACCACGCCCGCCCCGGCGGAGCCGCTCGATGCCGCGGAAGGCCGCGACGAGAACGACGAGCGCACCATCGACCTGCAGCCCGGCCAGATCACCATGCTGGAGCCGGGCGAACAGGTGCAGACATCGGCGCCGGCGGACTCAGGGCAGACCTACGAACCCTTCCAGTACCGCACGCTGCTGCAGGTGTCGGCCGCGCTCGGGGTGCCCTACGCGTATCTCTCCAACGACATGCTCAAGGCGAACTACTCGAACTCGCGCCTTGCGCTCCTCGAATTCCGCCGCCGGATCGAAGCCTACCAGCACGCCGTGGTGGTCTGGCAGCTCTGCCGCCAGGTGTGGGCGCGCTGGATGGACACCGCGGTGCTCGCGGGCGCGCTCGACCTGCCGGACTACGACAACCGGCGGCGCGAGTACCTCGCCTGTGGATGGCTGCCGCCGAAGTGGGACTGGGTCGATCCGCTCAAGGACGCGCGCGCCGAGATCGAGCAGATCGAGGCCGGCTTGAAGAGCCGCACGCAGGCGCTCGCGGAGCGCGGCTACGACGCCGAGCAGGTCGACGCCGAAATCGCGGCCGATCAGGCGCGCGAGAAGTCGCTCGGGCTGAGTTTCCGGTCGAATGCCGCTTCAGCACCGGCAACGGATGAGCCGAGCGACACGTCAGCCGGCCAACAGGACAACGCGAATGTCTGA
- a CDS encoding type IV toxin-antitoxin system AbiEi family antitoxin domain-containing protein yields MTELLSAGQVVFTRDRAASDLGITRRGFLKAAERQQRRNALLNPRHGFYVVVPPQYLSWGAPPPSWYIDDLMRHEAHPYYVGLLKAAELHGATHQAVMAFQVVTDKRIPEIHAGRSIISFVYRKDMDRIAPGIVEQKTDTGRMKISSPELTALDLLRYAHVAGTLDSIATVLSDLGPKLRPAQLLALASVFERSVIQRLGYLLDFLKQPDSANALHGYLQKARPLPWVALEPHRRGGKSKPVIERNTRWNVIVHRKPELDA; encoded by the coding sequence ATGACCGAGCTTCTCTCGGCGGGGCAGGTCGTTTTTACCCGCGACCGGGCGGCATCGGACCTTGGCATCACGAGGCGCGGCTTTCTTAAAGCCGCCGAACGCCAGCAGCGCCGCAACGCGCTTCTCAATCCGCGCCACGGCTTTTACGTCGTGGTGCCGCCCCAGTACTTGTCGTGGGGTGCGCCGCCACCCTCCTGGTATATCGATGACCTCATGCGTCACGAGGCTCATCCTTATTACGTTGGACTATTGAAGGCCGCCGAGCTTCACGGCGCCACGCATCAGGCCGTGATGGCCTTCCAGGTCGTCACCGACAAGCGCATCCCGGAAATCCACGCCGGCCGCTCGATCATCTCATTTGTCTATCGCAAGGATATGGACCGGATCGCGCCAGGCATCGTCGAGCAGAAGACGGATACCGGGCGTATGAAGATTTCGTCGCCCGAATTGACCGCGCTTGATCTGCTACGTTACGCCCACGTCGCGGGCACACTCGACAGCATTGCGACGGTCCTGTCGGACCTCGGCCCGAAGTTGCGACCGGCGCAACTACTCGCCTTGGCATCTGTCTTCGAGCGTTCTGTGATTCAACGGCTCGGCTATCTGCTCGACTTCCTCAAGCAGCCCGACAGCGCCAATGCCCTGCATGGCTATCTGCAAAAGGCGCGGCCGCTGCCGTGGGTCGCGCTAGAACCGCACCGCCGCGGTGGGAAGTCGAAGCCCGTCATCGAGCGCAACACGCGCTGGAACGTCATCGTGCACCGTAAGCCGGAGCTCGACGCATGA
- a CDS encoding site-specific DNA-methyltransferase yields MTPRLPDAVEHWPLDRLIPYARNARTHDDDQVAQIAASIVEFGWTNPILVDSEGGIVAGHGRLLAASKLGLDTVPVVVLDHLTPAQRRAYVIADNKLALNAGWDEELLAGELHALNGEGFDLGLTGFADGELDALMAPLGDEAGDADAAGEDAADEMPSASREPVTRAGDLWLIGKHRLLCGDSTESGAIARAMNGERAALVFTSPPYGNQRDYTTGGVGDWDTLMRGVFAALPVTDAAQVLVNLGLIHRENEWQPYWHVWLGWMREQGWRRFGLYVWDQGPGLPGDWNGRLAPAFELVFHFNRKARKPNKIVPCKWAGHVNDTHGGIRHKDGHVGEWTHAGQGVQETRIPDNVVRITRHKARGIETEHPAVFPVALPEFVMRAYSNERDIIYEPFAGSGTSIIAAERTGRRMRAMEIAPEYVDVALRRWRKLFPDQPVKLDGEGQSFEAVAHQRGVAIPGDD; encoded by the coding sequence ATGACGCCGCGACTGCCCGATGCGGTCGAGCATTGGCCGCTCGATCGGCTGATCCCGTATGCGCGGAATGCCCGGACGCACGATGACGACCAGGTCGCGCAGATCGCGGCCTCCATTGTCGAGTTCGGTTGGACCAACCCGATCCTGGTGGACTCGGAAGGAGGCATTGTCGCCGGCCATGGACGTCTGCTTGCCGCGAGCAAGCTCGGCCTCGATACCGTCCCGGTCGTCGTCCTTGATCATCTCACGCCGGCGCAGCGACGCGCCTACGTCATCGCCGACAACAAGCTCGCGCTGAACGCGGGCTGGGACGAGGAACTGCTAGCGGGCGAGCTGCACGCGCTCAACGGCGAGGGCTTCGACCTCGGGCTCACTGGCTTTGCCGACGGTGAGCTCGACGCGCTGATGGCGCCGCTCGGCGATGAAGCGGGAGACGCTGACGCCGCTGGCGAGGATGCTGCCGACGAAATGCCTTCAGCCTCGCGCGAGCCGGTCACTCGCGCAGGCGACCTCTGGCTGATCGGCAAGCACCGGCTCCTCTGCGGCGACAGCACGGAGTCCGGGGCCATAGCGCGCGCGATGAATGGCGAGCGAGCGGCGCTCGTCTTCACATCGCCGCCCTACGGCAACCAGCGGGACTACACCACCGGGGGCGTCGGCGACTGGGACACGTTGATGCGCGGCGTGTTCGCCGCGTTACCGGTCACCGACGCAGCACAGGTCCTCGTCAACCTCGGCCTGATCCACCGCGAGAACGAGTGGCAGCCCTATTGGCACGTCTGGCTCGGCTGGATGCGCGAGCAGGGCTGGCGCAGGTTCGGCCTCTACGTCTGGGACCAGGGCCCGGGACTTCCGGGCGACTGGAACGGTCGCCTGGCGCCCGCCTTCGAGCTCGTCTTCCACTTCAATCGCAAGGCTCGAAAGCCGAACAAGATCGTGCCGTGCAAGTGGGCGGGCCACGTCAATGACACGCATGGCGGCATCCGCCACAAGGACGGGCACGTCGGCGAATGGACGCATGCGGGCCAGGGCGTCCAGGAGACACGGATTCCGGACAACGTCGTCCGCATCACGCGCCACAAGGCACGCGGCATCGAGACCGAGCATCCTGCAGTGTTCCCGGTGGCGTTGCCGGAGTTCGTGATGCGTGCCTACAGCAACGAGCGCGACATCATCTACGAGCCATTTGCGGGCTCGGGCACAAGCATCATCGCGGCGGAACGCACCGGCCGGCGCATGAGGGCGATGGAGATCGCGCCCGAATACGTGGACGTCGCACTCCGCCGGTGGCGCAAGCTCTTTCCTGACCAGCCAGTGAAACTCGATGGCGAAGGCCAAAGCTTCGAAGCGGTCGCGCACCAGCGCGGGGTCGCGATCCCCGGCGACGACTGA
- a CDS encoding DUF3489 domain-containing protein, with translation MVRLSDSQAVVLGAACQRADRSVYPLTTKLPGAAAAKVLGSLLNKGFIEEVQAKPKDTVWREHKKKGRLTLRATPAAFEALGIAQDESSAESGTKDVSAEADTGTQRKRKTGKSKDKPAAARANSKQAQLIEMLKSPDGATIEEIVKKFDWQAHTVRGALAGALKKKLGLNVQSEKVDGRGRVYRIAA, from the coding sequence ATGGTTCGACTTTCCGATTCCCAAGCTGTCGTTCTCGGTGCTGCCTGCCAGCGGGCGGATCGATCCGTCTATCCGCTCACCACCAAGCTTCCGGGGGCCGCGGCCGCGAAGGTCCTCGGCAGTCTCCTGAACAAAGGCTTCATTGAAGAGGTGCAGGCCAAGCCCAAGGACACCGTGTGGCGCGAGCACAAGAAGAAGGGGCGACTGACGCTGCGAGCCACGCCGGCGGCATTCGAAGCGCTCGGCATCGCTCAGGATGAATCCAGCGCCGAGAGCGGTACCAAGGACGTATCGGCTGAGGCGGATACCGGTACGCAGCGGAAGCGCAAGACCGGCAAGTCAAAGGACAAGCCAGCCGCAGCGCGCGCCAACAGCAAGCAGGCCCAGCTCATCGAGATGCTCAAGAGTCCCGACGGCGCCACGATCGAGGAGATCGTCAAGAAATTCGATTGGCAAGCACACACCGTGCGCGGCGCGCTTGCCGGCGCGCTCAAGAAGAAGCTCGGGCTGAACGTGCAGTCCGAGAAGGTCGACGGCCGCGGGCGCGTCTACCGCATCGCGGCTTGA
- a CDS encoding site-specific DNA-methyltransferase, producing MAKAKASKRSRTSAGSRSPATTDPLQVEFWSIERLLPYAANARTHPDEQVAQIAGSIAEFGFNVPCLVDERGVLIAGHGRVLGAKRLGLQQVPVIRLGHLTDAQARAFRLADNRIALNAGWDDELLSAELERLKEDGLDLSLLGFAEDELDRLLDGLDKPGATEEEDRVPEPSSEAVTRPGDLWLLGSHRVLCGDATVATDVERLLEGARPHLMVTDPPYGVEYDPNWRNESGVSVTARTGKVNNDDRADWREAWSLFPGEVAYVWHSGIHARTVAESLDACGFHIRTQIIWAKPRLVLGRGDYHWQHEPCFYTVRKGATGHWQGARDQSTLWTIGTGEHDDATAHGTQKPVECMRRPIMNNSEKGEFVYEPFAGSGSTLIAAESVGRVCLGIEIDPRYCDVTVERWQRHTGGMATLAKDGRSFDALKDERTSN from the coding sequence ATGGCGAAGGCCAAAGCTTCGAAGCGGTCGCGCACCAGCGCGGGGTCGCGATCCCCGGCGACGACTGACCCGCTCCAGGTCGAGTTCTGGTCGATCGAGCGGCTGCTGCCCTACGCGGCCAACGCGCGAACTCATCCCGATGAGCAGGTTGCGCAGATCGCCGGCTCGATTGCGGAGTTCGGCTTCAACGTGCCTTGCCTGGTCGACGAACGTGGCGTCCTGATCGCCGGCCACGGCCGCGTTCTCGGTGCCAAGCGGCTTGGTCTGCAGCAGGTGCCAGTCATCCGGCTCGGCCACCTGACCGACGCGCAAGCGCGCGCGTTCCGGCTTGCCGACAACCGGATCGCGCTCAATGCCGGCTGGGACGATGAGCTGCTGTCAGCAGAGCTCGAGCGGTTGAAGGAGGACGGCCTCGACTTGAGCCTCCTGGGCTTTGCCGAGGACGAACTCGATCGCCTGCTCGATGGCCTCGACAAGCCTGGGGCAACCGAGGAAGAGGACCGGGTCCCGGAGCCGTCGAGCGAGGCAGTGACGCGTCCGGGGGACCTCTGGTTGCTTGGATCGCATCGCGTGCTGTGCGGAGATGCCACCGTCGCGACAGACGTCGAACGGCTGCTCGAAGGCGCTCGACCGCACCTGATGGTGACAGACCCGCCATACGGGGTCGAATACGACCCGAACTGGCGAAACGAGTCGGGCGTGTCGGTGACAGCACGTACCGGCAAGGTCAACAACGACGACCGCGCCGATTGGCGCGAGGCCTGGAGCCTGTTCCCGGGCGAGGTCGCCTACGTCTGGCACTCGGGCATCCACGCGCGCACGGTGGCCGAGAGCCTCGACGCGTGCGGCTTCCATATTCGGACGCAGATCATCTGGGCGAAGCCTCGCCTCGTCCTGGGCCGCGGCGATTATCACTGGCAACACGAACCGTGTTTCTACACGGTGCGCAAGGGGGCAACCGGCCACTGGCAGGGTGCGCGCGATCAGTCGACACTTTGGACCATCGGCACCGGCGAGCACGACGACGCCACTGCGCACGGAACGCAGAAGCCCGTCGAGTGCATGCGCCGGCCGATCATGAACAACAGCGAAAAAGGCGAATTCGTCTATGAGCCTTTCGCAGGATCCGGTTCGACATTGATCGCCGCGGAGTCCGTCGGCCGCGTCTGCCTCGGCATCGAAATCGACCCACGCTACTGCGATGTGACTGTCGAACGATGGCAACGTCACACTGGTGGCATGGCGACACTCGCGAAGGATGGGCGCAGCTTCGATGCGCTGAAGGACGAGCGAACGAGCAACTGA
- a CDS encoding ribonucleotide reductase: MQFVYEANHYSVTLGFDVVNDRIGEVFTHGAKIGSAMDRILDDACVALSLLLQHGVAPDALAASMGRLGDGKSPASVIGALSDLIARESRPQ, encoded by the coding sequence ATGCAGTTCGTCTACGAGGCGAACCACTACTCGGTCACGCTCGGCTTCGACGTCGTCAACGACCGTATCGGCGAGGTGTTTACACACGGTGCGAAGATCGGCTCCGCCATGGACCGCATCCTGGACGATGCCTGCGTGGCGCTCTCGCTGTTGCTCCAGCACGGCGTCGCGCCCGACGCGCTCGCGGCCAGCATGGGACGGCTCGGCGACGGCAAGTCGCCTGCCTCGGTCATCGGCGCGCTTTCCGACCTGATCGCCCGCGAGTCGAGGCCGCAATGA
- a CDS encoding DUF6456 domain-containing protein, producing MTKKQKQKLSGSKPGTEAGQRVTRVVTEFDPNGIEVMHHRTVDTLALMLRSGAITPAMHAAGRDFQAAFTFACFDSMPRVNLNLMGRSPSPAHDVYSLSDRQLAARERVARAIDALGGHGSPAGSCVWHVVGMQTSVREWALRQGWGGRPVRQESAQGILVAALGVLAKHFGIRESGVRRCA from the coding sequence ATGACGAAAAAGCAGAAACAGAAGCTCAGCGGCTCCAAGCCTGGCACCGAGGCCGGGCAGCGCGTGACACGCGTGGTCACCGAGTTCGACCCGAACGGGATCGAAGTGATGCATCACCGCACCGTCGACACGCTCGCGCTGATGCTCCGCTCGGGCGCGATCACGCCCGCGATGCACGCCGCAGGCCGCGATTTCCAGGCGGCGTTCACGTTCGCCTGCTTCGACTCGATGCCAAGGGTGAACCTCAACCTGATGGGGCGGTCACCGTCGCCGGCGCATGACGTCTACAGTCTCAGCGACCGCCAGCTCGCCGCGCGCGAGCGCGTGGCGCGCGCGATCGACGCCCTGGGCGGCCACGGCTCGCCGGCGGGTTCGTGCGTCTGGCACGTTGTGGGCATGCAGACATCCGTCCGCGAGTGGGCGCTACGCCAGGGCTGGGGTGGACGGCCGGTGCGGCAGGAGAGCGCGCAAGGGATTCTCGTTGCTGCGCTTGGAGTACTTGCGAAGCACTTCGGCATCCGCGAGTCAGGCGTGCGGCGCTGTGCTTGA
- a CDS encoding DUF3606 domain-containing protein, whose product MADNRKNRGQPDRSTINLNEDYEKEYWKKKFNVSGQALAGAVRAVGKSAKKVEAYLKDK is encoded by the coding sequence ATGGCCGACAATCGCAAGAACCGTGGTCAACCCGACCGAAGCACCATCAATCTCAACGAGGATTATGAAAAGGAATACTGGAAAAAGAAGTTCAATGTCTCAGGCCAAGCGCTTGCCGGTGCAGTGCGCGCGGTGGGCAAGAGTGCAAAGAAGGTCGAGGCCTACCTGAAAGACAAATAG
- a CDS encoding phage head-tail joining protein — MTLEELTAQRDALLAARFRGVRTVEVDGRRVTYASDAEMAAAITDLERRVAASQEGGRKRRILTSASKGL, encoded by the coding sequence ATGACCCTGGAAGAGCTGACCGCGCAGCGCGACGCGCTGCTCGCCGCGCGCTTTCGCGGCGTGCGCACGGTGGAGGTCGACGGACGCCGCGTGACTTACGCGAGCGACGCCGAGATGGCGGCCGCGATCACGGACCTCGAACGACGGGTCGCGGCATCCCAGGAGGGCGGCCGCAAACGCCGCATTCTCACGTCCGCCTCGAAGGGGCTTTGA
- a CDS encoding phage terminase large subunit family protein: protein MSAVTSPNLPRFEPSSGDLFAFDGAEELSQAWRDGLTPDPALTVSEWADRHRVLSPRASAEPGRYRTDRTPYMRAIIDALSPTHPARRIVVMKSAQVGFTEGGNNWIGYVIHHAPGPMLAVQPTVELAKRFSRQRIDPLVNESPALRERVKPARSRDAGNTVLSKEFPAGLLVITGANSAVGLRSMPARYLFLDEVDAYPPSADEEGDPVALAEARTRTFSWRSKVLLGSTPTIHGLSRVEREYEASDQRRYFVPCPHCRDMQWLSFERLRWDKGKPDTAHYICVACDGRLEEHHKTAMLEAGEWRPTAQAQDPGTIGFHVSALYSPVGWLSWENIARLWEAATTDEARRSFKNSVLGETWVETGEAPDWQRLYERRESWQIGTVPSGGLFLTAGADVQKDRIEVDVWAWGRGLESWLVDHVVVEGGPEQAETWEELGLLLDHTWLHAHGTRLGLAKLAIDTGYEAPAVYAWARRAGHAQVAPIKGVEGFNRAAPVAGPTHVDVTEGGKKLRRGARLWTIAVATFKSETYRFLRLGAPTDEEIEAGARYPAGFVHLPRGAEAEWVKQLVAEQLVTVKTKRGFTRLEWQKLRERNEALDCRVYARAAAWIAGADRWTEAMWRDLEQQVGAAEEVESDPPSEASSETVAGIVRRRPEHRGRRVFRSSYFS, encoded by the coding sequence ATGTCCGCGGTCACCTCGCCGAACTTGCCGAGATTCGAGCCGAGTTCCGGTGACCTGTTCGCCTTCGACGGCGCGGAGGAGCTGAGCCAGGCTTGGCGCGACGGGCTCACGCCAGACCCGGCGCTCACGGTTTCCGAGTGGGCGGATCGCCATCGGGTGCTCAGCCCTCGCGCATCAGCCGAGCCAGGACGCTACCGCACCGATCGCACGCCCTACATGCGGGCGATCATCGATGCGCTGTCGCCCACGCATCCGGCACGCCGCATCGTCGTAATGAAGTCGGCGCAGGTCGGCTTCACGGAAGGCGGCAATAACTGGATCGGCTACGTCATCCACCATGCGCCGGGGCCGATGCTCGCGGTGCAGCCCACCGTCGAGCTCGCCAAGCGCTTCTCGCGCCAGCGCATCGATCCGCTGGTCAACGAGAGTCCCGCGCTGCGCGAACGGGTGAAACCCGCGCGCTCGCGCGACGCCGGCAACACGGTGCTGTCGAAAGAGTTTCCCGCAGGGCTTCTGGTCATCACCGGCGCGAACAGCGCGGTCGGGCTGCGCTCCATGCCCGCGCGTTACCTGTTCCTCGACGAGGTCGATGCCTATCCGCCATCGGCCGACGAGGAAGGCGACCCGGTCGCTCTTGCCGAAGCGCGCACCCGCACCTTCTCGTGGCGCTCGAAAGTCCTGCTGGGATCGACGCCGACAATCCATGGCTTGTCGCGCGTGGAGCGTGAGTACGAGGCATCCGATCAGCGCCGCTACTTCGTGCCCTGTCCGCACTGCCGGGACATGCAGTGGCTGAGCTTCGAGCGGCTGCGCTGGGACAAGGGCAAGCCCGACACCGCACATTATATATGCGTCGCCTGTGACGGGCGGCTCGAAGAGCACCACAAGACCGCCATGCTCGAGGCCGGCGAGTGGCGCCCAACCGCGCAAGCGCAGGACCCCGGCACGATCGGCTTTCATGTGTCGGCGCTCTATTCGCCGGTGGGCTGGCTGTCGTGGGAGAACATCGCGCGCCTCTGGGAAGCGGCGACCACCGATGAGGCCAGGCGCAGCTTCAAGAACAGCGTGCTCGGCGAGACCTGGGTCGAGACCGGCGAGGCGCCGGATTGGCAGCGTCTCTATGAACGCCGGGAATCCTGGCAGATCGGCACCGTGCCGAGCGGCGGCTTGTTCCTGACGGCGGGCGCCGACGTCCAGAAGGACCGCATCGAGGTCGATGTCTGGGCTTGGGGCCGAGGTCTCGAAAGCTGGCTCGTCGATCACGTCGTCGTCGAAGGCGGACCCGAGCAAGCCGAGACCTGGGAGGAGCTTGGTCTCCTTCTCGATCACACGTGGTTGCATGCGCATGGGACGCGGCTCGGTCTTGCAAAGCTCGCGATCGACACCGGCTACGAGGCGCCGGCTGTCTATGCCTGGGCTCGCAGGGCCGGTCATGCGCAGGTCGCGCCCATCAAGGGTGTTGAGGGCTTCAACCGTGCGGCGCCGGTCGCCGGCCCAACCCACGTCGACGTCACAGAGGGCGGCAAGAAGCTTCGACGCGGGGCACGGCTCTGGACGATCGCGGTCGCCACGTTCAAGAGCGAGACCTATCGCTTCCTGCGACTCGGGGCACCGACCGACGAAGAGATCGAAGCCGGCGCGCGCTATCCCGCAGGCTTCGTCCACCTGCCGCGCGGCGCGGAAGCAGAATGGGTGAAGCAGCTCGTCGCCGAGCAGCTCGTCACCGTCAAGACGAAGCGCGGGTTTACGAGGCTTGAGTGGCAGAAGCTGCGCGAACGCAACGAAGCGCTCGACTGTCGCGTCTATGCGCGCGCCGCCGCTTGGATTGCCGGCGCCGATCGCTGGACCGAAGCCATGTGGCGGGACCTGGAACAGCAGGTTGGAGCCGCAGAGGAAGTGGAAAGCGATCCGCCGTCTGAAGCTTCCTCCGAGACCGTCGCCGGCATCGTTCGGCGCCGTCCGGAGCACCGCGGCCGGCGCGTCTTTCGATCGAGCTATTTCAGCTGA